GTGTTGGAGACAATAAATCTACCTCGGGGTGGGTGTTTACTCTTGGAGGAGGTGCAATATCTTGGAAATCCAAGAAACAAACTTGCATAACACATTCCACCATGTAGTCAGAATTTATTGCATTAGCCGAAGCAGGAAAAGAGGCAGAATGGTTACGTGATCTTTTGTACGAAATACCTTTGACTTTAAAAATTATTGGTTCAATATCAATATTATGCGATAGCCAAGCCACTCTTGAAAGGGTGTATAATGAGATATACAATGGAAAATCTAGGCATATAAGCTTAAGACATACTTATgtgagaaaattaattaaaagtgGAATTATTTCTCTCACATACGTGAAATCTAGTGAAAATCTAGCAGATCCTTTTACTAAGTCTCTTATGAGAGAATTAGTAAAATCTACATTGAGGAAGATGGGATTAAAACTCCTTGATTGAAATAAATTACCAATAATGGCAACCCtaccaaatattattatttgaataatataagGTTCAAAGGGTAAGAACAAGTTATTGATTGTGAAAAGTATGCAGTATTTTATTATAAGTGAACCATCTTTGATGAAAAGGTACTGGATGTTACAGTTAGATCGTTGAACATAAATTGTTCTTAATAAGATTCAGTTTAAGAAACAAGTATCTCAATGTAACATAGATACTGGAAGAATCTTACCTATATGAACTTAAAGGTGGTTCCGTCTTAAAAGGAAGTTGAGAGTTGCTTTCTGAAAAGTTCATAGAATGGATGAGTGCAAAGCCTATAAAAGCACTGAGCAAGAAATTGGAACTTGTGAAAATGAATGTTTATGTGTGATTAATTCACTGGTATTGTAATAAGAAATTATCATTCAAAGCTATCAAGCTATCATTAATTTTACCattgttttgtgattttttcaATAAGGTGTGATTCAAATATAAAGATATTATGTTGTATTAATAAATACCGAGTATGAGTTGGATGCTAAATTATTTTGaacaagtgggagattgttagaatttgttcaatataattaattaattttcaaattcttaGCCATTTGAAACGTCCGTTGAAAATATCAATTTCAAATCATTATCTACAAATGTCATGGCCATTGAGATTAACTGCCACATgcagttttttaaattttcatttttttttaaatttaacatgGTGTCCTTTGGCGTGTATTATTTGAGAAGAGATGCATCCTTTCATTGTTGCTGTTGAAGAGGACTCCTCGGTGGCTATAAATAGTTCTTGTGATAAtgagtttaaattaattattataacttATTGAAATCCATTATTTCAACTCAATACACATATCCaagttccaaaatattttctattgttACTTATAGAAAATATTGCAAAGGCTTTTCATATCCCAAAAACTATTTGTCATACTCCTTAAGTAACATTGAGAGGGGACAAATATAGTTTTTAGGAAAGTGTATTCGTACGTGTTTCAAGTCTtcgattatttaattatttgtttgttCGTTTTCGAGAATCGTCCTCTATAAATATATTCTCTACAGTATTTAGACTAATAAGATATGTGTAGTTTAGGAGGTGATTAATGTGTTGTTTTGATGTTAgtgttatatttattatttgtacAATTTAcgttcaaaaaaaatatgttatcaTATATTGATGTTTTGTTTACaataattattactattttttatttattgctcGTTTATTTAAGTAAGAATGACGGTTGATTGTATTTGTAAAGAGGGAATTACTTTGAGCACTTGCAGTACAAGAAGTACAAGATCAATCAGTCAAtgataagaaattaaaaaatatatagctTTTCGTCTTGAAATCTAAATAAAAGAGTTAAATCTTAAATAGAAAAATCACGAGTGAAGTTATTGAAAATTCATGACTTATGATGAATACATGTTTTCCTTTTCATTTTCATAGATTTTTGTGCTATGGTTATTCTAGTTTTTCAGTTAATACATATTAGATATTAAAATTTggattttaattgaaaataaattattttggagaatgtttatataattttttcctaaattaattacTATTATAGTTGAAAgttttaatacatattttaatttttcgaaatatttgagaatttataatttattttaataaaaggaAGAAAAATTGATGTTTATATTGTGGAAATAGATTTCTATATGTGAACATAATCATAaagttattttgatttttttctttaattaagaataaaaattaatatcggttgtaattttatattttagtcttaatatttaataaaagatAATCATCTAAGTTAGGTTATGTCCATTGATTTTGTGTATGTAGTTCACAGAAGATCGAAAAACTCGGTCTTTCTTAATATgatagtttatttatttattttagatttGTGGATGTCATACAAGCATTTTGTGATTCCACGCGAGAAAGAATACTTTCttatttttgagtttttatgCCAGAAATATTATCTTCGTTTTGCTCTACGAGTACAGAGTGTTCGACATCAATAttgtataatttattttcatatcaCACAGTTTTTGTAATCGTTTCCTCTAAGATATCGTCGTTGCAGTAATATATTGAATATTGTTTTGGTAGTTTGAAATTGCTTTTGTGTTTATAATTCATCTCTAATATATGTAACGCTTGAAATTGAATATATACCGTTAACAATAATGTTTTAGATTATTGTTAGATGTTCTTATTGTTAGATAATGAAAGACTTCTCAAATTAGGGCACATAACGAAGTTGGAAACAAGTCCATTGCCTTAGATTTGTCAGAGAACATAGCTGAGGTAGAATCGATATTCGTCAAAGTCCATGAATTGAATGTGAACCCTAATTTTCATGGTAGTTTCCTAGCTTGTGTGCGCATATGCATActgatttgttttatttttgcatttttttattatatttatttttctctcgtgattttttttttgactacATATGTCATTGTTGTAGGTATAAaaccataaataaataaagtgaaacttttaggggaagttggtgaaaaatcaccaatcaaaatatttctttgggttcactccctacccacaaaattgtggtactatgtcatacaaaatgtgatacacttcatgtggaaatgtggtacacttcatgtgtaAATGTGGTACTCAAAAAGTACCCAGAGACtggacacaaaaaaaatcgacggctgaggactgaaggccaatttcccaaAACTTTTAAGCAAAATATCAATTCTTCTCGTCTTTCAAATATTGGCACGTTATGATGAAATGGACCAatcatttgtttattttttacaCCCCAAAGGGAGAGCTATTGATGCGTTCAAATGTCATTTATACGAACACCCACATTCAAAAGGAGATTCACAATGCCCGATAATACTAGAATATAATTTTAAAggagaattttttgtttttcccATGAGGAAACAAGTTATTATTATATTCCTACACGATGTTTGAggatgcataaaaataattctaaaaaagaacttttttttggttttttgttgTTGGATAATTAAATACTTCTCAAAAGAGGACACGAATGAAGTTCTAATCAAGTCCATTGCTTCGGACTTGTCAGATGACATAGCCGAGGCAGAATATATCGCAAAAGTCCATGATTTGAACGTGAAATGTCCATGGTAGTTTCCGAGATTGTAGCGTATAGAcatactgaattttttttatctttttatttttttttattacatgattttttCTCTTGTGATCTTTTTGGATACAAATGTCATCGTTACAAGAGTGTGTNATATATCATGAATATTGAAATAGGTGTAATGcaataaatacttgaaaacatttaatattatgtaatttttattgatattattttataaagacttctttattttctttaaaagcaTAAACATCAATTATtgcttatattgattatataattccttaattagttcaaatttgaatttaatttatttttatattaattcaaatgtaatttatgaattatatgttttattatctttattcaaattgaaactGAACTCCATTGAAAATATAAGCTACTATTAAAATTTTGCATTTATtatatcaattaatttaatttagaatgTGATTTTGTGTTACTATGATATATTTAGTTGATATTATAAATTGCATAAATGTTTCAGTCTGATTTTTCCATCACATTCAGACAATAAATTTTCAatcagaattaaaaaaaaaaaaaagagtgctATGTTCAGAATCACCTGTGAGgtaaattattcaaaaatatttttgacacttAAACTCTGATTAGTTCGTTAATACGATCTACCTGGATATAGAAACAATGGAGATTCAagtttaaaatgtatttttcattatcaagaggttattattattttttctttacattttatttttttgagttaagggtattatttatatattttttattttttaaggtTCACACATATATGGAATAATCAAGCCCTCAGTCATGGAAATTCCAACgtctattaaattttttttgtaagctAATActcgaaaattatatttaaatgcatgcatgcaaaactgctgaaaattcaaatttgttttttaaaatactagtaaTCAACTAACAGGTAAGAATATTGCAGTTAAAATTCATGACAAATCGTCATCTCCAAGCTTACGTTTtaaaaatgaatcaaatatGAAATATGTGGAACTCTTGATAACCAACAACATAATAAAAAGACATAGTATGTAAATATCCAAAATCACTCCAATCTCaaaacatgatgtgcggaaaacACGGTTCTCGGGTTCACGTGCGCACGTACAACTCTGACTACTTAGTCTGCGGCACCTCCAATCTCCCGATCAAtattctcacctgcatcattcacatctagtgagtctaaagactcaacacacctgtaacgttataaCTAGtgtatatacataacatgcaacagtgaaaagtactgtaatcaacatacatttaatgattttaaaagCAAAAGCGTAAACGTATACATAATAAAGCATACGTGTCAAAGcatgtctcaacatatcatcatatacgtgttcatctcttttaattgaatttcatttattagttgtgactttcgtattagctctattcgatggatccatctacgtataaccgtggtacccggcggcagggacatcagcgacattattacccatccactgagccttggccttacagcTCATCGTGTAAATAtacatattagtcacaaccaactcccttacttcaaaacgtgtcatcattttcatcacttataaaaatcatgcatatatgtaattttccattaaaatcaagaatgcaacgtatttttcatccTTTCAAAAAAGTCATAtacatgataacataaacatttaaaacatgtcaaaatcgtgtttagggcgcttccaggactaaaaactcgacccaggtgcaaaatgatcattttgcccctgaaaacccTAATTTACCATTTTACTCCTGAACCTCAGAATTTCGACCCGAATCCAACCAAACtcctaaaaaaataataataagcatttcttagacgtagaCTCGAGCCGTTTCAAACTTATattattcgttttaaaacttggaccggagtcccggttttaacccgaattaacccaaaactcaaccaaatctttccaaacttaaaccatgacttagTAACACCCAGACCTACAACCACCCAATTCGAGCCACTTATTACCTTAAAACCTAGCTGGAACTTGCTGTAATTTTTCTGCACCAAGGTACCCGAAACCCTAGTTAACTCCTAAGCCAACTTATGCCCTAGTTCGATCCTAGTCCAACACCAGCCCGGACCAAACCCCAACAGTTACCCTAGGACCTCGACCAGACCTTCCTGGACCCAATCAATCACGGCCAGTAGTCCCATGCACGCAGCGTGCGGTTTTCAACAAACAAGCGCAGCCCGAGCCAAAGTGCTCTTCCCCCGCGATCTATCACCTAGCCCACATGCGGCTGCTCGAGCTATCCCAGGCAATTTTTGAGACACATCAGAGCCTGGTCCATAGCCTGGAACCACCCTTGCGTCGCTGCAACCTGAACTAAACCCATCTAGCCGTTTCATGCTCTACACGGCCCAAACACTCAACCTTTAAACCAGCCAGGTTTCGATCGGTTCTCAGCCCTAGGTATCCATGATCTACACGCGATACATCCCCTACAACACTACATCTACCATCCCCTTGCACAAAGCAAAAAAACGTGAGATATATGCATAAACATACGTATTTCATGACAAACCGAAGTCAAAAACATTTAACATGCAAGGACCAAGCAATCTTCATACACGGCACACATATAAGCATATATACaacatgaatgatgagaaaaagaagatacATGGCGTGCCTTAACGTTTTTGTGCTCAAAACTCGAAGGTATGCGCGTAGGACTTGCACCGTAGAGGCGGGGAAGAAGCTTTCTTGAAACTATGGAGAAAACCAAGAGGGGCTGCTGAAAATTATTTCGAAATGCTGCTGCTATGAGAGGGAGGGGCGGCCGTGCaataggtttagggttagggtttgatGATGTAGGGTTTAAATAGATAATTCATGCATAAATTGGCcctaataaaaattaaatgaatttaaaaaaggTTTTGGGTCCACTAAGCACTAAAATAAACTCATCAAGCTcaaacacactctcgaaaagtatttcgttttggtacatttttgaaaatattacccgaacccttaaaaagtcctccgaatcgataaaatttgcgtaccaatttaaaatattgtccgacgagtaaaaatatccAACCAAGGTCCATTTCTCCCTTAAATACaccttatattaaataattaaaaataattatttaataaaaatattttttctgatTATCCTCGGTCTTCgttactcgttcgagcgcgaaatgcaatttaaaatcctaatgcatgaaactttaaaatcaaCATGAAATGACACCTATACTTGTAGTACTTAtgcaataaaatgcataaaagtcattaaacacattttaaataaaaccctagattgcatgcagtcagattacgtagttcgaatttcctaAACCTTACAGAAATAGTGAATAAACAgattttttgtcatatttgaAATGTTTTCGTCAAAAATAATATGCTATGAAaggaaaaatttattattattaatatattcacTTACCgtattaatatttgaaacaaataagaaataaaaatgtaattaaatgtgaatttttttcaatttattttttaaaattcaaattcaaattcaaattttatgttctttgaaaatataaactacaTTTAAGTATCTGCATTAATTATATCATTCTATTTAATTTCGATTATGATTTTGAGTTgtgtattatatttatatattttatgtttactattatttatcatactaaataaaaatataaaagtttttatatattattatgcttttcaatttttcaaaagaGTGTCCGTAAAATGTTATTATCATTAATTAGATAGATAAAATTCAAGTGGACCATTCCAcatcaaattatataatttcaacaaatttcacaaaattaattagGTAAATTTATATGGAACTGAAAATAAATACAAGAGAGAAATATGACTATGGAGAATACACTTGTTGTACTCAAGTGACTCTTTTTTATTAATGATATCCTGGAAAATATTGAAAACTAAAagaatcaattttaaaaataatatgaataaataacattttttaacttctaagtaaatatatattataattggtTTTAATAATATCCTTGTAAAAATTATGAAAGATTAAGAGACTATATGaaacaagaaataaaaaaaatgatgtgaGAATAATGATGtgttatgatataaaatattcatttctaATGAAGTGACATTgttatcatatttcaattaaTGGATTgaccaaataaaaaattatttgatgatTTCAAATAATATGTTCCCACAATGCACGTTTTGcttattaattaaagataaatatgTGTAAAGAATAATTTTTGGATTAAGAAAAAGATTTTATCAAAAATAGTTATTAAAATGGATTATTTAAAGCTAAATATGTATAAAGAATAATTTTTGGATTAAGAAAAGGATTTTATCAAATATAGTTATTAAAATGGATTTTTGCTTTATTAATACTAGCCACTCAATACATAGCGTATAATATCTCAATCATatacaattaatttaatttaaataaaaataacataaataactATGATCAGATTcagaattaaataatttgtatcATAATCCCGAAATAGTTATTCAAAGCATTGTTTTTATAATCGAAATAGATCTGTCGGTTTAATTGATAAATGGTCACGGATCCAGTCCGAACTACTCCCAAAAACTATTTAATCAGTCAAATCGATCAAAACTGGTCGGACCGGTATGAACCGGttcatacatatattttttattttttaaattcgaattttggttatatatataattattttgattttgatatttgttaaaaatactattttaatattattaaagcttatttgaatagataaatatatatttttattacgtATATATAGATTTAggatctttaaaatttaaatatattattattattattattattttatataatattacactttttaTCTGATCGTCAGGTCGAATTTGTTCGATCCATTGAACGAACCAGCTTGATTATCGATCCagttatgaaaacatttattctacatcatttataataattattatgagcGTTCTCATGAATAAAGATTCATAAGACGGATCAaacatgtccatatttacaataaaaagtaaaaattttgacataaaaatttatttttctatgaatgatccaaataaaaattcatatcataaaattgagacAGTCTAAAAGAGTTATTATGTacttataaattattgatttaatttaattaattattttttcggtcatttaaaaacatattaataACATGACTGGGATTTCATAGGAGCAAAGGACACTCCGGGAAATGAGCAGGCCAGCTGCCGACGAAGACGAAGTGGAGCAGTTGCTGCGAGTGGCGCAGGACGACGTGCTGCTCAAGCTCAGCCTCGATTCTCACACTACACGCGCCGCGGCATATTCCATCAACCCAGATCTCGATCGACGCTACGAGGCACTCAAAGCCCAACTAAACCCCAAATCAACATCTATACCAGCAACAGCAGCCGCCGCGTCCGAGAGTAGAATTGATGGACCGGAAGATTCGGATGATCTGTTCGCCAGATTTGCGGCGCTGAAGAAATCAATCCCATCTCACAACAACGACGAGAAGCAGAGCACCAGTAAAGAAGAAAGCGATGGCGACGACGATGATGAAGTGGAGAAGGTGATCAAATGGGCGGTGGATGCCGCGAGGCTTGATCCTTCTGGTACAACATCCGACGATGAAACCGATGATGAAGTTGAATTCGACAAAAAGAAAGGTAAAAAGAAGAAATGATCGAACACCACACAGTAAAACCATGTATTTGATTGTTCTTGGATAATTTgtcgatttattttttttccaaaaatgatAAAATGTATCCTGTATATCATATTTACTTGGTCCATAA
The DNA window shown above is from Primulina huaijiensis isolate GDHJ02 chromosome 12, ASM1229523v2, whole genome shotgun sequence and carries:
- the LOC140990428 gene encoding uncharacterized protein — protein: MSRPAADEDEVEQLLRVAQDDVLLKLSLDSHTTRAAAYSINPDLDRRYEALKAQLNPKSTSIPATAAAASESRIDGPEDSDDLFARFAALKKSIPSHNNDEKQSTSKEESDGDDDDEVEKVIKWAVDAARLDPSGTTSDDETDDEVEFDKKKGKKKK